Proteins co-encoded in one Azospirillum brasilense genomic window:
- a CDS encoding DUF4280 domain-containing protein: MSQAVCAGAMMTCSFGAAPSALVVLPLNRTMAGGPPMANIMDNKPIMNIPPFGVCTSPANPVVASMIPVPPPGVIKPQPCVPCTVAPWVPGAPTVMVGNMPALTSTSKLMCNWGGVIQIVVPGQFTVQTP; this comes from the coding sequence ATGAGTCAGGCGGTGTGCGCGGGCGCCATGATGACCTGCAGCTTCGGGGCGGCGCCGTCCGCCCTGGTGGTGCTGCCGTTGAACCGGACGATGGCCGGCGGTCCGCCGATGGCCAACATCATGGACAACAAGCCGATCATGAACATCCCGCCCTTCGGCGTGTGCACCAGCCCGGCCAACCCGGTGGTGGCCTCGATGATTCCGGTGCCGCCGCCGGGTGTGATCAAGCCGCAGCCCTGCGTTCCATGCACCGTCGCCCCCTGGGTGCCCGGAGCGCCCACGGTGATGGTCGGCAACATGCCGGCCCTGACCTCCACCAGCAAGCTGATGTGCAACTGGGGCGGGGTGATCCAGATCGTCGTGCCGGGGCAGTTCACGGTGCAGACGCCGTGA
- a CDS encoding DNA polymerase IV, protein MAVFDDCKVLCRDCAAALRGSEPRCPKCGGRRLVRHGELHGLAIGHIDCDAFYATVEKRDRPELVSRPLIIGGDRRGVVAACCYIARMAGVRSAMPMWQAMEACPDAVVLRPDMAKYKAVGRQARELMHAFTPLVEPLSIDEAFLDLSGVAERLSISPAQALAELVRRFENQLGITASVGLSYNKLFAKIASDLEKPRGFSVIGRGQALDFLAPKPVSILWGVGPVLQRKLQSDGIRTVGDLRGWTEIDLVRRHGKMGRLLHRFARGQDDRRVEPESPSKSISAETTFDWETADKAALKDALLPLAETVARRLSAAGLRGRSVVLKMKTADFQTITRSRRVDPPARSAGLIWQTGCEMLDAEPDGRSIRLIGVGCTDLLDPETEAEPGLFDGFGSSPPG, encoded by the coding sequence ATGGCTGTGTTCGACGATTGCAAGGTCCTGTGCCGCGACTGCGCGGCGGCTCTCCGCGGGAGCGAGCCGCGCTGCCCGAAATGCGGCGGCCGGCGGCTGGTCCGGCATGGGGAATTGCACGGCCTCGCCATCGGTCACATCGACTGCGACGCCTTCTACGCCACGGTGGAGAAGCGCGACCGGCCCGAGCTGGTCAGCCGCCCGCTGATCATCGGCGGCGACCGGCGCGGGGTGGTCGCCGCCTGCTGCTACATCGCGCGGATGGCCGGGGTGCGCTCGGCCATGCCGATGTGGCAGGCGATGGAGGCCTGCCCGGACGCCGTCGTGCTGCGGCCCGACATGGCGAAGTACAAGGCGGTGGGCCGGCAGGCGCGGGAGCTGATGCACGCCTTCACCCCGCTGGTCGAGCCGCTGTCCATCGACGAGGCCTTCCTCGACCTGTCCGGCGTCGCGGAGCGGCTGAGCATCAGCCCGGCCCAGGCGCTGGCCGAGCTGGTCCGCCGCTTCGAAAACCAGTTGGGCATCACCGCCTCGGTCGGGCTCAGCTACAACAAGCTGTTCGCCAAGATCGCCTCCGATCTGGAGAAGCCGCGGGGCTTCTCGGTGATCGGGCGGGGGCAGGCGCTGGACTTCCTGGCGCCCAAGCCGGTGTCGATCCTGTGGGGTGTCGGGCCGGTGCTCCAGCGCAAGCTGCAGTCGGACGGCATCCGCACGGTCGGCGACCTGCGCGGCTGGACGGAGATCGACCTCGTGCGCCGCCACGGCAAGATGGGCCGCCTGCTGCACCGCTTCGCCCGCGGCCAGGACGACCGCCGGGTGGAGCCGGAGTCGCCGAGCAAGAGCATCTCCGCCGAGACGACCTTCGATTGGGAGACCGCCGACAAGGCCGCGCTGAAGGACGCGCTGCTCCCGCTGGCCGAGACGGTGGCCCGCCGCCTGTCCGCCGCGGGCCTGCGGGGGCGCAGCGTGGTGCTGAAGATGAAGACCGCCGATTTCCAGACGATCACCCGCTCCCGCCGCGTCGATCCGCCGGCGAGGTCGGCGGGGCTGATCTGGCAGACCGGCTGCGAGATGCTGGACGCCGAGCCGGACGGGCGGTCGATCCGCCTGATCGGCGTCGGCTGCACCGACCTGCTCGACCCGGAGACCGAGGCGGAGCCGGGCCTGTTCGACGGGTTCGGCTCGTCTCCGCCGGGCTGA
- a CDS encoding PepSY-associated TM helix domain-containing protein, whose protein sequence is MAIRTDVVRLYRQIHTWTGILTGLILFVCFYAGALTMFKEPLERWITPPAAVTPATLDRAEELVAATRALRPEVRDFTLAVEPALAGEAPLRLTWTEERFDPAPWAATLAPDGSVAVEQLNPSGIGLLVDFLHRTVGIPGDLDIGTTVTGVASALYVVALVSGVIILLPSLVKDFLILRVTRNVKRLWLDAHNVLGLISLPFHLVIALSAVVFGLHDHIYDTLDRVVYGGQMRAVAAASSPFRTVSKDMGPAVMLPPKAFLARAHSLSPGFQPVSLEYHDAGTGAATVRVWGHDPRYLVRREGFVLMGAVDGRIIDTEYMPGHQNGWSATVSAFFALHFGSFGGGIVRWSYFLLGLAGAGLFYTGNLLWIESRRRTERQAKGRPGSGPVEQSRATRLLAAGTVGVCLGCVAGLSLTIAAGKWLSGLVDDLHAWHWGVYYATFLGACAWAFLRGAARAGVELLWASAAATAAIPATSLLGLFMPGLWLSDGLIGVDLVALAGALAFAALARSAERRALSGPRDSVWAATAERPKSEMGIQPLAHPAE, encoded by the coding sequence ATGGCCATCCGCACCGACGTCGTGCGCCTCTACCGGCAGATCCACACCTGGACCGGCATCCTGACCGGGTTGATCCTGTTCGTCTGCTTCTATGCCGGCGCCCTCACCATGTTCAAGGAACCGCTGGAACGCTGGATCACGCCTCCGGCGGCGGTGACTCCGGCGACGCTCGACCGGGCGGAGGAACTGGTCGCCGCCACGCGCGCCCTGCGGCCGGAGGTGCGGGACTTCACCCTGGCGGTGGAACCAGCGCTGGCCGGAGAGGCGCCGTTGCGCCTGACCTGGACGGAGGAGCGCTTCGACCCCGCTCCCTGGGCCGCCACCCTGGCGCCGGACGGATCGGTGGCGGTGGAGCAGCTCAACCCGTCCGGCATCGGGCTGCTGGTGGACTTCCTCCATCGCACGGTGGGCATTCCGGGCGATCTCGACATCGGCACGACGGTGACCGGCGTCGCCAGCGCGCTCTACGTCGTGGCGCTGGTGTCCGGCGTGATCATCCTGCTGCCGTCGCTGGTCAAGGATTTCCTGATCCTGCGCGTCACCCGGAACGTGAAGCGCCTGTGGCTGGACGCCCACAACGTGCTGGGGCTGATCAGCCTGCCCTTCCACCTCGTCATCGCCCTGTCGGCGGTGGTGTTCGGGCTGCACGACCACATCTACGACACGTTGGACCGCGTGGTCTATGGCGGGCAGATGCGCGCCGTGGCGGCGGCCAGCAGCCCCTTCCGCACGGTGTCGAAGGACATGGGCCCGGCGGTCATGCTGCCGCCGAAGGCGTTCCTGGCGCGCGCCCACAGCCTCTCGCCCGGCTTCCAGCCGGTCAGCCTGGAGTATCACGACGCCGGCACCGGGGCCGCCACCGTGCGCGTCTGGGGACATGACCCGCGCTATCTGGTGCGGCGGGAGGGCTTCGTGCTGATGGGGGCCGTGGACGGCCGGATCATCGACACCGAATACATGCCGGGCCACCAGAACGGCTGGTCGGCCACTGTTTCCGCCTTCTTCGCGCTGCATTTCGGGAGCTTCGGCGGCGGCATCGTGCGCTGGTCCTATTTCCTGCTCGGGCTGGCCGGGGCGGGGCTGTTCTACACCGGCAACCTGCTGTGGATCGAGTCGCGGCGGCGGACGGAGCGGCAGGCGAAAGGCCGTCCGGGCAGCGGCCCGGTCGAGCAGAGCCGCGCCACCCGCCTGCTGGCCGCCGGGACGGTGGGGGTCTGCCTGGGCTGCGTGGCCGGTTTGTCGCTGACCATCGCCGCCGGGAAATGGCTGAGCGGGCTGGTGGACGACCTGCACGCCTGGCATTGGGGCGTCTACTACGCAACCTTCCTGGGCGCCTGCGCCTGGGCCTTCCTGCGCGGGGCGGCCCGCGCTGGGGTGGAGCTTCTGTGGGCCAGCGCGGCGGCCACCGCCGCCATCCCGGCGACGTCGCTGCTGGGTCTTTTCATGCCGGGTCTTTGGCTGTCGGACGGGCTGATCGGTGTCGATCTGGTTGCGTTGGCCGGCGCGCTGGCCTTCGCCGCACTGGCCCGCAGCGCGGAACGGCGCGCCCTCAGCGGTCCTCGGGACAGCGTTTGGGCAGCCACGGCCGAGCGCCCGAAATCGGAAATGGGCATCCAACCGCTGGCCCACCCGGCGGAGTGA